In Microcoleus sp. FACHB-68, the following are encoded in one genomic region:
- a CDS encoding PrsW family glutamic-type intramembrane protease, whose product MTGYPKSRVFLRQLNTTVAAGTQPFLYPLSETQPVAIGREPSCEIVLDSGLYGGVSRRHATIAYQPQIQAGSNLGGWQVCDLNSANGTYINGQRLQGCRFLQAGDRIALGVNGPEFIFENTAVTLVPAANVGNAGINNQTEAVTLSQLFPILSTGRELRSKAYLVPATVTVTFVVLLFASIGNSPAFNLLLAAYLGGVAYYFVYQLCGKHKPWWWLLGCCFLTIAILLSPILTGFVVVFREILPGRLPGEHESLSFGLRLVRMFFGAGLMEELLKALPVLGAVLIGYWLRSPWRERLGVWEPLDGILLGTASAVGFTLLETLGQYVPEIIQNVTLQAGKDLGELAGLQLLIARILGSVAGHMAYSGYLGYFIGLSVLKPNQRWLILAVGYLTAAGLHALWNATGFISVLILACVGMVSYAFLAAAILKARALSPTRSQNFATRLSGK is encoded by the coding sequence ATGACCGGCTACCCGAAATCTCGTGTATTTTTGCGCCAGCTGAACACGACTGTGGCAGCCGGCACACAACCCTTCCTCTACCCGCTATCTGAGACACAGCCGGTGGCCATCGGGCGAGAACCCAGCTGTGAAATTGTCTTGGATTCAGGACTGTATGGCGGTGTGTCCCGGCGTCACGCCACAATTGCCTATCAGCCCCAAATTCAAGCCGGCTCAAATTTGGGCGGTTGGCAAGTTTGCGATCTCAATAGTGCCAATGGCACCTATATAAATGGCCAGCGCTTGCAGGGCTGCCGGTTTTTGCAAGCCGGCGACCGAATTGCCCTGGGTGTCAATGGCCCAGAATTTATCTTTGAGAACACAGCCGTTACGCTTGTGCCGGCAGCCAATGTGGGGAATGCCGGCATTAATAATCAAACAGAGGCAGTAACTTTAAGCCAATTATTTCCCATTCTCTCAACAGGCCGGGAATTGAGGAGCAAAGCTTACTTGGTGCCGGCGACGGTTACGGTTACCTTCGTAGTGTTGCTATTTGCCTCGATTGGTAACTCCCCTGCGTTTAACCTGCTGCTGGCAGCTTACCTGGGCGGTGTGGCGTATTACTTTGTCTATCAACTCTGTGGCAAGCACAAGCCTTGGTGGTGGCTTTTGGGCTGTTGCTTTTTGACGATAGCAATCCTGCTAAGCCCCATCCTGACAGGCTTTGTTGTCGTATTTCGTGAAATTCTACCCGGACGTTTGCCGGGAGAACATGAGTCTTTAAGCTTCGGTTTACGGTTAGTGCGAATGTTTTTTGGAGCCGGCTTGATGGAAGAATTGCTCAAAGCGCTGCCGGTGCTTGGGGCTGTTCTCATCGGTTACTGGCTGCGATCTCCTTGGCGAGAGCGTTTGGGAGTCTGGGAACCGCTAGATGGCATTTTGTTGGGAACGGCTTCTGCTGTTGGCTTTACCCTCTTGGAAACTTTAGGGCAATACGTTCCTGAAATTATTCAAAATGTCACCCTGCAAGCGGGAAAAGACTTGGGGGAACTGGCAGGATTGCAGTTACTCATTGCCCGCATTTTAGGTTCTGTGGCCGGCCACATGGCTTACAGTGGCTATCTAGGGTATTTCATCGGTCTAAGTGTCCTCAAACCCAACCAGCGCTGGCTAATTCTAGCGGTGGGCTACCTCACAGCAGCTGGACTTCATGCCCTCTGGAATGCGACCGGCTTCATCAGCGTGCTGATATTGGCGTGTGTGGGGATGGTTTCCTATGCCTTTTTGGCAGCGGCTATTCTCAAAGCGAGGGCACTTTCTCCCACGCGTTCACAAAATTTTGCGACTCGCCTTTCCGGGAAGTGA
- the def gene encoding peptide deformylase — translation MSAEVLVEKKKLKTPPLEIHYLGDRALRQNAKRIAKVDREIRQLVKEMLQTMYSADGIGLAAPQVGIQKQLIVVDCEPDNPATPPLVLINPTIKQYSDDVCLFQEGCLSIPGVYMDVKRPEMIEVAYKDELGRPQMIIATEMLSRAIQHEMDHLNGVLFVDRVENQLALTEELTKHKFSHRAVKPVAL, via the coding sequence ATGAGTGCTGAAGTTTTGGTTGAGAAGAAAAAGTTAAAAACACCCCCACTGGAGATTCACTATCTAGGGGATCGGGCATTGCGCCAAAATGCCAAACGGATTGCCAAGGTAGATCGGGAAATCCGCCAGCTGGTGAAAGAAATGCTACAAACCATGTACAGCGCTGATGGCATTGGTTTGGCAGCACCCCAAGTGGGGATTCAAAAACAACTGATTGTGGTGGACTGCGAACCGGATAACCCAGCCACACCGCCTTTGGTGCTGATCAACCCAACGATCAAGCAGTACAGTGACGACGTTTGTCTGTTCCAAGAGGGCTGTTTGAGTATTCCTGGGGTTTACATGGATGTCAAACGCCCAGAAATGATTGAAGTGGCTTATAAAGACGAGCTGGGGCGTCCCCAGATGATCATCGCTACAGAGATGTTGTCCCGTGCAATTCAGCACGAGATGGATCATCTCAACGGGGTGCTATTTGTTGATCGAGTAGAAAATCAACTAGCGCTGACTGAGGAACTAACGAAGCATAAGTTTTCCCATCGGGCTGTTAAACCTGTTGCGTTGTAA
- a CDS encoding ATP-binding protein, which yields MPKILVVDDDLTVQLVLRHLLEGENCEVRVVGDGEEALLEVQRWHPDLMICDWMMPRLDGLEVCRRVKTNPELATTFVILLTAREQVSDRVRGLDAGADEFLTKPIEVEELLARVRAGLRSRQLTQQLSQANEHLAALVEVQRRLLAFNSDDNCYDQIVELLGKTAGASRVYVIENCWDTTDNLLAGQTHRASIVCAQWLANEEKSQSKKSKTKDSNRLSSTLCLFPPRWVEMLAKGEIVAGPASEFPAEERLILEPLGIVKILLLPLTVNKEYFGCLGFEHWDCSEVWSASEIEFLRAAAAAVSLHKERSKAVSALRESEARYRAIVEDQTELICRFALDGTVTFVNDAYCRYFGVTQEDLRNKYILTLIPDIERDPFKYPLISREQKVVLPSGEVRTQHWTGRAIFDFLGRFIEYQAVGIDITERKRAEEETLKALAKEKELGELKNRLISMVSHEFRTPLTTVLSSADLLEYYLEQEPFETSDKKLLEYIQRIQIAAINMTELLEDVLFIGRTDADKLPFNPMPLNLTQFCSQLVAEIQLCVTSEHKIHFVETHPNILAISEVPACLDEKLLRQILSNLLSNALKYSPNGGEVRLELIYQECEAIFQIKDQGIGIPDEDITHLFESFHRATNVGNIAGTGLGLAIVKRCVDLHGGEISVASKVGMGTTFTVTLPLMPKD from the coding sequence ATGCCTAAAATTTTAGTAGTTGATGATGATTTAACCGTTCAGTTAGTCTTGCGGCACTTACTTGAAGGTGAAAATTGTGAAGTTAGGGTCGTTGGTGATGGAGAAGAAGCCTTACTCGAAGTCCAAAGATGGCATCCTGATTTAATGATTTGCGATTGGATGATGCCACGTCTCGATGGGTTGGAAGTATGCCGGCGCGTGAAAACTAATCCAGAACTGGCAACAACCTTTGTAATTCTGCTAACCGCACGGGAACAGGTGTCTGATCGCGTCAGAGGGCTAGATGCTGGGGCGGATGAATTTCTCACTAAACCCATTGAAGTTGAGGAGTTACTGGCGCGGGTGAGAGCCGGTTTGCGTTCGCGGCAATTAACGCAACAATTAAGTCAAGCAAACGAACATTTGGCAGCACTGGTGGAAGTACAGCGCCGGTTGCTAGCTTTTAACAGTGATGACAACTGCTACGATCAAATTGTAGAACTGCTGGGAAAAACTGCCGGTGCCAGCCGTGTTTATGTCATCGAAAACTGCTGGGATACGACAGATAATTTGTTAGCTGGGCAAACTCATCGAGCGTCGATTGTGTGTGCCCAATGGTTGGCTAATGAAGAAAAAAGTCAATCAAAAAAAAGCAAAACAAAAGATTCTAATCGTTTATCTTCTACTTTATGTTTGTTTCCTCCTCGGTGGGTAGAAATGCTAGCAAAAGGCGAGATTGTTGCTGGGCCGGCATCTGAGTTTCCCGCTGAAGAACGTCTAATTTTAGAGCCACTGGGTATTGTCAAAATTTTGCTTTTGCCTCTCACAGTTAATAAAGAGTATTTCGGTTGTCTCGGCTTTGAACATTGGGATTGTTCAGAAGTTTGGTCTGCCTCAGAAATTGAGTTTTTACGGGCAGCAGCAGCGGCTGTTTCGTTGCACAAAGAGCGCTCAAAGGCTGTGTCAGCCCTCCGGGAAAGTGAGGCTCGCTATCGGGCTATTGTTGAGGATCAAACTGAACTTATTTGTCGTTTTGCGCTGGATGGCACGGTGACTTTTGTTAATGACGCTTACTGTCGCTATTTTGGCGTCACTCAAGAGGATCTGAGAAATAAATATATTCTTACGCTGATTCCTGATATTGAGCGTGATCCTTTTAAATATCCTCTCATTTCTCGCGAACAAAAAGTCGTTTTACCTTCTGGGGAAGTTCGCACTCAACATTGGACAGGTCGCGCCATTTTTGACTTTTTGGGTCGCTTTATTGAGTATCAAGCTGTGGGTATAGACATTACGGAACGCAAGCGAGCTGAGGAAGAAACGCTGAAAGCACTTGCTAAAGAAAAAGAACTTGGCGAACTTAAAAATCGCTTGATATCGATGGTTTCCCATGAGTTTCGTACTCCCTTGACTACTGTACTTTCTTCTGCGGATTTACTGGAATATTACCTGGAACAAGAGCCATTTGAGACTTCTGACAAAAAACTCCTCGAATACATTCAGCGAATTCAAATTGCTGCCATTAATATGACAGAATTGTTAGAGGATGTTTTGTTTATTGGTCGGACAGATGCCGACAAACTTCCTTTTAATCCCATGCCGCTGAACTTAACACAGTTTTGTAGTCAGTTAGTGGCGGAAATCCAGCTTTGCGTAACAAGCGAACACAAGATTCATTTTGTAGAAACTCACCCAAATATTCTCGCCATATCTGAGGTGCCGGCTTGTCTGGACGAAAAGTTACTGCGGCAAATTCTTAGCAATTTGCTCTCGAACGCGCTTAAATATTCTCCTAACGGGGGAGAGGTTCGGTTGGAACTGATTTATCAGGAGTGCGAGGCAATTTTTCAGATTAAGGATCAGGGTATTGGCATCCCAGATGAGGATATCACTCATCTATTTGAGTCTTTTCATCGAGCTACAAATGTTGGCAATATTGCTGGGACTGGTTTAGGATTGGCAATTGTCAAACGGTGTGTAGATTTACACGGGGGTGAAATTTCTGTGGCGAGTAAGGTTGGGATGGGAACGACATTTACTGTGACATTGCCGTTGATGCCCAAGGATTAG
- a CDS encoding sugar kinase yields MARQGLFVGLSTLDLVYLVASPPHNNQKIVASDYMVAAGGPATNAGITFSYLGNQATFLGVLGVHPIAQLIRADLEIHGVTIVDSDPYRIAPPAISSIMVTQSTGDRAVVSINATQVQIAAEQLPAMDLDNVNIILIDGHQMAISKVIAQEAYSKNIPIVIDGGSWKAGFEEILPLASYVICSANFHPPNCCRPEEVFAYLQGLEIPNIAITHGEKSIQYFSIEKIGEVPVPAVNPVDTLGAGDIFHGAFCHYILQENFTDALTLSAKVASHSCQFFGTRRWMKEETNADI; encoded by the coding sequence TTGGCTAGGCAAGGACTGTTCGTAGGATTATCAACTCTGGACTTAGTATATTTAGTGGCAAGTCCCCCTCACAACAATCAAAAAATTGTGGCCTCCGATTACATGGTTGCTGCTGGCGGCCCTGCTACTAATGCCGGCATCACCTTCAGCTACTTGGGCAATCAGGCAACATTCCTGGGGGTTTTGGGTGTTCATCCCATCGCCCAACTAATTCGGGCTGATTTAGAAATTCATGGTGTGACAATCGTAGATTCTGATCCTTACCGGATTGCCCCTCCAGCAATTTCTTCAATTATGGTGACTCAAAGCACCGGAGATCGGGCTGTTGTTTCTATCAACGCAACTCAAGTACAAATTGCTGCTGAACAACTGCCGGCAATGGATTTGGACAACGTTAATATTATTTTAATCGATGGCCATCAAATGGCCATCAGCAAAGTCATTGCTCAGGAAGCTTACTCAAAAAATATCCCAATTGTGATTGATGGGGGAAGCTGGAAAGCTGGTTTTGAAGAAATATTACCTTTGGCAAGCTATGTCATTTGTTCAGCCAACTTTCATCCTCCCAATTGCTGCCGGCCTGAAGAAGTTTTTGCCTATCTTCAGGGGCTAGAAATTCCCAACATCGCGATTACTCACGGAGAAAAATCAATTCAATATTTCAGTATTGAAAAGATCGGTGAGGTGCCGGTGCCGGCAGTTAATCCTGTAGATACCCTCGGTGCCGGTGACATTTTTCACGGCGCGTTTTGCCACTACATTCTCCAAGAAAATTTTACCGACGCCCTAACATTATCTGCGAAAGTTGCATCCCATTCTTGCCAGTTTTTTGGCACTCGCCGGTGGATGAAGGAAGAAACTAACGCTGACATTTGA
- a CDS encoding PAS domain S-box protein codes for MPHGHGYLWKPELVGVHFLSDFLIALAYYIIALSLGYFVRQRHDVPFSAMFWLFGAFIAACGTTHLMEVWTLWHPTYWLSGGIKAVTATVSLYTAVALFPLIPQALALASPAQLRAANEKLAQEIQAHQYTEEALRESEARFRSIFESAAIGIALGDLKGRILATNSAFQQMLGYSENELCGMSYAALTAPEDLDAEHVFDRQLMAGERDSYQLEKRYICSDRQLMWANLTVSPIRDAEGRPQYTIAMVEDIRQRKQAEEEIRNLNAELEARVTQRTAQLRVANEQLETRARQQRVVAQVGQRALAGAELSCLMDEAVALVAQTLQVEYCKVLELLPGVGALLLRAGIGWKKGLVGYATVGADLNSQSGYTLHVGEPVIVEDLREETRFTGPALLHEHGVIAGLSVTIAGRDQPFGVLGAHTRSHRQFTQDDIYFLQAVANVLSTAIERQQTEEALRSSEEKFRQIAENIAEVFWIAAVGKAQIIYISPAYEKIWGRSCAELYQKPQTFLDTIHPEDLQSFIAASQKHREGKYFHHEYRIIRPDGSVRWIWTRGFPVRNEAGEVYRTAGILEDVTERKQMEQALFQEKELAQVTLQSIGDAVITTDALGKIVYLNPIAEKLTGWKVEDAKGLPLIERFRIVDETTREPADNPVETVFKERRIVGLANHTLLISRNGKEYAIEDSAAPIQTGDGQILGAVLVFRDVTERRNLAHQLSWQASHDPLTGLANRREFEQYLEQCVVTATTKNQQHTLCFLDLDRFKIVNDTCGHVAGDELLRQVSTLLQSRCRKTDILARLGGDEFALLLMQCPLEKGRKVTQSLLESFQEFRFIWQEKTFNIGASIGLVTIDAELISLTGSISTDSLLSAADAACYAAKNRGRNRVHIYQPNDRDVAQQRSEAQWVTRINKACEEHQFCLYFQPIASLTNGCEVGEHYEVLLRLVEESGELIPPMAFLPAAERYNLMPMIDRWVIGKFFAYLSYVIGQTSLVSDSGQWRKDQPHNLYAINLSGASVNDDEFIDFLQQQFSIHQVPPQAICFEITETVAISNLTKAAQLIRKLKALGCRFALDDFGTGMSSFAYLKNLPVDYLKIDGNFVKDIADDPIDFVMVEAINRIGHVMGLKTIAEFVSDEIILEKIKALGVDYAQGYEIAMPQRLITVEHKSFRIENTRDR; via the coding sequence ATGCCTCACGGGCACGGCTATCTCTGGAAACCAGAGTTAGTAGGGGTGCACTTCCTGTCAGATTTTCTGATTGCACTGGCCTATTATATAATCGCCCTCAGCCTGGGCTACTTTGTCCGCCAGCGGCATGATGTGCCTTTTTCCGCGATGTTCTGGCTATTTGGGGCGTTCATTGCTGCTTGTGGCACCACCCATTTGATGGAAGTCTGGACGCTGTGGCATCCAACTTACTGGCTGTCGGGGGGCATTAAAGCGGTTACAGCGACAGTTTCCCTGTACACGGCTGTGGCGCTGTTTCCCCTGATCCCTCAAGCACTGGCACTGGCAAGTCCTGCCCAATTAAGAGCAGCTAATGAAAAGTTGGCCCAAGAAATCCAAGCTCATCAGTACACAGAGGAGGCGTTACGAGAAAGTGAAGCCCGTTTCCGCTCAATTTTTGAGTCCGCCGCGATTGGGATCGCCCTTGGAGACTTGAAAGGGCGGATTTTAGCGACAAACTCGGCATTCCAGCAGATGCTAGGTTACAGCGAGAACGAACTGTGCGGAATGAGTTACGCAGCATTGACGGCCCCAGAGGATCTCGATGCCGAGCACGTATTTGACCGGCAACTCATGGCAGGGGAACGCGACAGCTACCAGCTAGAGAAGCGCTATATCTGCAGCGACCGGCAGCTAATGTGGGCCAATCTTACGGTTTCGCCGATCCGGGATGCTGAAGGAAGGCCACAATACACCATTGCAATGGTAGAGGACATCAGACAGCGCAAGCAGGCAGAGGAAGAGATTCGCAATTTAAACGCAGAGTTGGAAGCACGGGTAACCCAGCGAACTGCACAGTTAAGGGTTGCTAACGAACAATTAGAAACAAGGGCGCGGCAGCAGCGAGTGGTGGCCCAAGTGGGTCAGCGAGCACTGGCCGGCGCTGAGCTTTCCTGTCTAATGGATGAAGCAGTGGCGCTTGTTGCCCAAACGCTGCAAGTTGAGTATTGCAAGGTGTTGGAACTCCTGCCAGGGGTGGGAGCATTGCTTTTGAGAGCCGGCATCGGGTGGAAAAAGGGGCTAGTCGGTTACGCTACCGTTGGTGCGGATCTCAATTCTCAAAGCGGTTACACTCTGCACGTGGGTGAGCCGGTGATCGTTGAAGACTTGCGTGAGGAAACCCGCTTTACAGGGCCAGCATTGCTGCACGAGCATGGCGTAATTGCCGGCTTAAGCGTAACGATTGCCGGTAGAGATCAACCTTTTGGGGTTCTGGGCGCACACACGCGCTCTCACCGGCAGTTTACCCAAGATGACATTTATTTTCTCCAAGCGGTCGCCAACGTCCTCTCTACGGCCATTGAGCGCCAGCAAACCGAGGAGGCGCTCCGCTCAAGTGAGGAGAAGTTCCGCCAAATCGCAGAAAATATTGCTGAGGTCTTTTGGATCGCCGCAGTCGGAAAGGCTCAGATCATTTACATCAGTCCTGCTTACGAAAAAATCTGGGGACGTTCCTGTGCTGAGTTATACCAGAAACCGCAGACCTTTCTTGACACCATCCATCCAGAAGATTTGCAATCTTTCATCGCTGCTAGCCAAAAACACCGCGAAGGCAAGTATTTTCATCACGAGTATCGAATTATCCGACCCGATGGTTCAGTGCGCTGGATCTGGACGAGAGGCTTTCCCGTCAGAAATGAGGCGGGAGAAGTTTACCGCACTGCTGGAATTTTGGAGGATGTCACTGAGCGCAAACAAATGGAACAAGCGCTTTTTCAAGAAAAGGAACTCGCTCAAGTTACATTGCAATCGATTGGGGATGCAGTGATCACGACTGATGCGCTTGGCAAAATTGTTTATCTCAACCCAATTGCGGAAAAGCTCACCGGCTGGAAAGTTGAAGATGCCAAAGGATTGCCTCTAATTGAGAGATTCCGCATTGTCGATGAAACGACACGAGAGCCGGCGGACAACCCTGTAGAAACTGTTTTCAAAGAGCGGCGTATTGTCGGTCTTGCTAACCATACCCTGCTGATCTCTCGTAATGGAAAAGAATACGCGATTGAGGACTCTGCCGCTCCTATCCAAACGGGAGATGGGCAAATTTTAGGCGCGGTTTTAGTGTTTCGAGATGTCACGGAACGGCGTAACTTAGCCCATCAATTATCTTGGCAAGCCAGCCATGATCCGCTGACTGGACTGGCGAATCGCCGGGAATTTGAGCAATATCTAGAGCAATGCGTGGTTACGGCTACGACGAAAAACCAACAGCACACGCTATGTTTTTTGGATCTGGATCGCTTCAAAATTGTTAACGATACTTGTGGTCATGTGGCGGGAGATGAACTTTTGCGCCAAGTTAGCACACTGTTGCAATCTCGCTGTCGCAAAACCGATATTCTCGCACGTTTAGGTGGCGATGAATTTGCTTTGCTTTTAATGCAATGCCCCTTAGAAAAAGGTCGAAAAGTTACCCAATCGCTGCTCGAAAGCTTTCAAGAATTCCGCTTTATCTGGCAAGAAAAAACGTTTAACATCGGTGCAAGTATTGGTTTGGTAACAATTGATGCCGAGCTGATCAGTTTGACGGGTAGCATCTCCACAGATAGCTTGTTAAGTGCGGCTGATGCAGCTTGCTATGCGGCTAAAAATCGAGGACGAAATCGCGTACATATTTACCAGCCAAATGATAGGGATGTGGCTCAGCAGCGCAGCGAGGCGCAGTGGGTGACGCGGATTAATAAAGCTTGTGAGGAGCATCAGTTCTGTTTGTACTTTCAACCAATTGCCTCTCTGACGAATGGTTGTGAAGTTGGAGAGCATTACGAAGTGCTGCTGCGTTTGGTGGAAGAAAGCGGGGAATTAATTCCACCGATGGCTTTTCTACCGGCTGCTGAACGATATAACTTAATGCCAATGATTGATCGCTGGGTGATTGGCAAGTTTTTTGCTTATTTGTCTTATGTCATTGGTCAAACGTCATTAGTGTCTGACTCTGGACAGTGGAGAAAAGATCAACCCCATAATCTTTATGCGATCAATTTGTCTGGTGCAAGTGTTAATGATGACGAATTTATTGATTTCTTGCAACAGCAGTTTTCAATTCATCAAGTTCCCCCCCAGGCGATTTGCTTTGAGATTACTGAAACCGTGGCTATCTCCAATTTAACTAAGGCTGCACAACTGATTCGCAAACTGAAGGCTTTAGGTTGCCGCTTCGCTTTGGATGATTTTGGAACCGGAATGTCTTCTTTTGCTTATCTCAAAAATTTGCCGGTGGATTACTTAAAAATTGATGGTAATTTTGTTAAAGATATCGCAGATGATCCGATTGATTTTGTCATGGTGGAAGCGATTAACCGAATCGGTCATGTGATGGGATTGAAAACAATAGCAGAGTTTGTGTCTGATGAGATTATTTTGGAGAAAATTAAAGCTCTGGGCGTAGATTATGCTCAAGGTTATGAAATTGCTATGCCGCAGCGACTGATCACAGTTGAACATAAATCGTTTAGAATTGAAAACACTCGTGACCGTTAA
- the rsmI gene encoding 16S rRNA (cytidine(1402)-2'-O)-methyltransferase, translating to METEPKPSTLYVVGTPIGNLEDMTFRAVRILQAVDVIAAEDTRHTGKLLQHFQIKTSQISYHEHNRQQRIPQLVEMMLQGQTIALVTDAGMPAISDPGYELVKACIEAGIPVVPVPGPTAVIAALCACGLPADRFVFEGFLPAKGKDRQSRLQAIQTEFRTMILYEAPHRLLQTLQDLKTFLGTSRQIVVARELTKLHEEFWRGTLEEATAHYDGNFQVKGEISLVVAGCEMEVPAISEETLKAELQALLNQGISRSEASRLLAQQTSLPRRQIYQLALTILDESD from the coding sequence ATGGAAACTGAACCAAAGCCCAGCACACTTTATGTTGTTGGTACGCCAATTGGCAATCTGGAAGATATGACGTTTCGGGCGGTGCGGATTTTGCAGGCGGTAGATGTGATCGCTGCTGAGGATACACGCCACACCGGCAAGCTGTTACAGCATTTTCAAATTAAAACTTCACAGATTAGCTACCACGAACATAATCGGCAGCAACGCATTCCCCAGCTGGTTGAAATGATGCTTCAGGGACAGACAATTGCTTTGGTGACGGATGCGGGAATGCCGGCAATTTCTGATCCGGGATATGAGTTGGTTAAGGCGTGTATTGAGGCGGGAATTCCAGTGGTGCCGGTTCCGGGACCCACTGCTGTAATTGCGGCGCTTTGTGCTTGTGGTTTGCCGGCAGATCGGTTTGTATTTGAAGGTTTTTTGCCGGCAAAAGGTAAAGATCGGCAATCTCGTCTGCAAGCTATACAAACTGAATTTCGCACGATGATTTTATATGAAGCGCCGCACCGGCTGCTGCAAACTCTACAAGATTTGAAGACTTTTTTAGGAACTAGCCGGCAGATTGTTGTTGCGAGAGAGTTGACGAAGTTGCATGAAGAGTTTTGGCGGGGAACACTTGAAGAAGCGACTGCCCATTATGATGGCAATTTTCAAGTGAAAGGTGAGATAAGTTTGGTGGTTGCCGGCTGCGAGATGGAGGTGCCGGCAATTTCTGAGGAAACGCTCAAAGCGGAATTACAAGCGCTGTTAAATCAGGGAATTTCCCGTTCTGAAGCCAGCCGGTTATTGGCGCAGCAAACGTCTCTTCCTCGACGGCAAATTTATCAGTTGGCTTTGACGATTTTGGATGAGAGTGATTAG
- a CDS encoding phosphoglucomutase/phosphomannomutase family protein, which produces MSAASNSGQIKFGTDGWRGLIAKDFTFANVCKVTRAIASYLENAYSKDRPVLVSYDTRFLADQFAHTAAEILADLGWTVKVVDRDCPTPVIAYNAKHLNSAGALMFTASHNPAPYCGIKYIPDYAGPATTEITDTIVANIEGASDAPPSGKNSDKISTFDPKPDYLKFLYTLIDVERIRSAKLNVKYDALYSTSRGYLDTVLEHCGCQTESFHTYRDVLFGGGMPEPKGEQLIELVESVKKDSADLGLATDGDSDRFGIVDEQGNVLTPNTILLLLARHLVKNKGKTGAIVRTVATTHLLDNLAATYGLQIYETAVGFKYVGEKMRETAVLIGGEESGGLSVIGHIPEKDGILADMLVAEVIAYEGKPLSQLVAEAISEAGGPLYNTRLDLHLDDAHKAAVLDSFTKNPPKEVAGIGVKELGRKDGIKLYLEDGGWVLLRPSGTEPLMRVYMETNSPEKEAQVAEYMQRVINDLQPVAV; this is translated from the coding sequence ATGAGTGCAGCCAGCAATTCAGGACAAATCAAGTTTGGAACCGACGGATGGCGCGGCCTTATTGCTAAAGACTTTACCTTTGCCAATGTGTGCAAGGTAACTCGCGCGATTGCCAGCTATTTAGAAAATGCCTACAGCAAAGACCGGCCCGTTTTGGTTAGTTACGACACCCGTTTCTTAGCTGACCAATTTGCCCACACGGCGGCTGAGATACTAGCAGATTTGGGTTGGACTGTCAAGGTCGTTGATCGCGATTGCCCAACGCCGGTGATTGCCTACAACGCCAAGCACCTGAACTCTGCCGGTGCGCTGATGTTCACCGCTAGTCACAACCCAGCGCCCTACTGCGGCATTAAATATATCCCCGACTATGCAGGGCCGGCTACAACCGAAATTACTGATACCATTGTGGCCAATATTGAAGGGGCATCTGACGCACCCCCCTCTGGCAAAAATTCTGACAAAATTTCCACCTTCGACCCCAAACCCGATTATCTCAAGTTTCTCTACACCCTCATCGACGTTGAACGCATTCGCAGCGCCAAGCTGAATGTGAAGTATGACGCCCTCTACTCCACCTCCCGTGGCTACCTGGATACCGTTCTAGAACACTGCGGTTGCCAGACAGAATCTTTCCACACCTACCGCGATGTGCTGTTTGGTGGCGGAATGCCCGAACCCAAGGGAGAACAGCTCATCGAATTGGTGGAATCTGTCAAGAAAGATAGCGCTGATTTAGGGCTGGCAACCGATGGCGACAGCGACCGTTTCGGCATTGTAGACGAACAAGGCAACGTCCTCACCCCTAACACCATCCTGCTGCTGCTAGCGCGTCACCTGGTTAAAAACAAAGGCAAAACCGGCGCAATTGTTCGTACCGTTGCCACCACCCATCTGTTAGATAACCTGGCTGCCACCTATGGCCTGCAAATCTATGAAACTGCCGTAGGCTTTAAATACGTCGGCGAAAAGATGCGGGAAACTGCGGTTCTCATCGGCGGCGAAGAATCGGGCGGATTGAGCGTTATTGGCCACATTCCAGAAAAAGATGGCATTTTAGCCGATATGCTGGTTGCTGAAGTCATCGCTTATGAAGGCAAGCCCTTATCGCAGCTTGTAGCAGAAGCGATTAGCGAAGCCGGCGGCCCGCTCTACAATACGCGTCTGGATCTACACTTAGATGACGCCCACAAGGCTGCTGTCCTCGATTCTTTCACCAAGAACCCACCGAAAGAAGTGGCCGGTATTGGGGTTAAAGAATTAGGCCGCAAAGACGGAATTAAACTTTATTTAGAAGATGGCGGCTGGGTTCTGTTACGTCCCTCTGGCACAGAACCTTTGATGCGCGTCTACATGGAAACCAATTCTCCTGAAAAAGAAGCCCAAGTCGCTGAATATATGCAGCGCGTGATCAACGATCTGCAACCTGTAGCCGTCTAA